A region of the Pseudonocardia cypriaca genome:
TCGGGGAGCGCGCTGAATCCCTCGTGGTGGGCGGTGAACAGGTCGACGTATGAGGAGAGCCCGCGTCGCCGCAGCGTGCTGCCGACCTCGTCCCGCAGATGGCCGGGTGCGACCCAGACGCCGGGCGCGGCCGTGCCGAACCCCAGGTCCGAGAGGGTGGTGCGCAGCGTGTGGCGCTTCTCCCGCTCCGACTCCGGGATGGAGAACACCACGAGCACGAATCCGTCCGATGCGGCGGCCTGCCGCCGGCCGAAGATCCGGGTGTCGCCCTCGCGGAGCACCTCGAGCGCGCTCTCCGAGAGCGCGTAACCGGCGGCTCGGTCCGACTTCATCGACACGAGCACGCCGCGCCGCTTGAGCCGCGAGATCGACGACCGGACGCCGGCGGAGTCGACGCCGAGGTCCCCCATCAGCCGCACCACGGAACCGACGGACATCCAGTTGTGCTCGTCGCGCGCGTACAGCCCGTACAGCGTCAGGATCAGACGGCGCGGGGCGAGCTCTGCCATGGCGGTCACTCTAGGCAGACGAACACCTCAGGTGTGGGCAGGACCAGGCAAGATGGTGGTGTGACGGTGCGGCTCGCCACCAAGATCGCCGATCTCACCGGGCCCGGCATCACCGACCGGTTCGGCGTCGGCGGTACCGACCTGGGCACCACGACGACCGCGCCGCAGGGGCACCTGGTGTCGGTGTTCGGGGACACGTTCCGGCAGGCCGGCGTCGGTGGGCCCGGCTGGCGGTCCCCCGTCGTGCTCTTCGGCGAGGCGGCGAGCGTCCCGAGGGGGCTGCGCTGGACCGGTGCTGCCGGGCGCCCCGGCGCCGCCCGCCAGGTGGTGCGCTACATCCACCACGGTTGGCGCCGCCACGGGCTGCGGCTACGGCGCGTCACGACCGTCCTCCCCACCGACGTGATCACGGTGGGGGACGACATGTACCTGCACGTGATGGTGTGCCGCGAGCTGGGGAACGTGCGCTGGACGGAGCTGCACCGCTCCCGCGACGGCGGCCGCACGTGGCGGCCCACCGGCACCCGCTGGCCCGCCGACCTCCACGGCGGGCTCTTCCAGATGCTCACGTGGGAGCGCGGCACCGACGGCTGGGTGTACGCCATGACCACGGGATTCCAGCGGGAACACGGCCTGCTCCTGCACCGGGTGCCCGAGCCGGAGCTGACCGACCCGGACGCCTGGCAGACCTGGGGCATCGCCGACGACCGCTGGGGCTGGGGGAACCCGCCCACCGTCGTGCTGCCCGGCCGGTTCGGGGAGCTGTCGCTGCGCCGGGTACCCGAGGGTCGCTGGCTGCTCTCGGCGTTCGACGCCGGCCGCTACTGCATCGACGTCCGGGTGCTGGACGGGCCGACCGCCGACCTGCACCGCGCGCCACTGGCCACCGTGCTGCGCGGCTGCGACTGGGGCCACGAGGACCACACGTGCGGGCACGTCGCGCAGCTCTACGGCGGGTACGTGCTGCCCGGCTCGACGCTGGAGGAGCTGCACCTCGTCGTGAGCCAGTGGAACACCGCGACGGGCTGGCCGTACCGGGCGATGCAGTTCCGCGCCGACGTCTCCGAACTGCCCTGAGCGCCCGGGATCATCGCCGGGACGGAGGGGACTTTCGGCCCTGTCGGAACAGTCGGGGCGGGCGGATCGTCGATGGCTGCGCATCGAACGGGGGACAGCCTGTGACAGCCGCAGCGGACGGAGCGGCGGTCGTCGAGCTGGTCGAGCTCGACGAGGCCGAGTGCCTCCGTCTGCTCGCCGGTCACGAGATCGGGCGGGTCGTGTTCACCGAGGCGGCCCTCCCGGCCGCCCAGCCCGTCACCTACCTCCTCGACGAGGAGGAGATCGTCTTCCGGACCGCCGGCGGCAGCAAGCTGGCCGTCGCCACCCGGAACGCGGTGGTGGCGTTCCAGGTGGACCGCATCGATCCCGACACGCGGACCGGGTGGACGGTGCTCGGCGTCGGCCAGGCCTACGAGGTGGTCGTGCCTGAGCGGCTGGCCGACCTCGCCGAGCGGATTCCGGCTCCTTGGGCCCACCAGAGCACCGCGCACACGATCGCCATCCCCCTGCAGCGGCTCAGCGGGCGCAGACTGCTCGTCGTACCGAGCCGAGACGGCTGACCACCACCGCGGACGAGGAGACGACGTGCCCATCACCGTGTTCCTGCTGGACGACCACGAGATCGTCCGCAGGGGTATCGCGCAGCTCCTCGAGGCTGCAGGCGACATCACGGTCGTCGGCGAGGCCGCCACGGCGGCTCAGGCCGTCGCCCGCATCCCCGCGCTCCGGCCCG
Encoded here:
- a CDS encoding PaaX family transcriptional regulator, yielding MAELAPRRLILTLYGLYARDEHNWMSVGSVVRLMGDLGVDSAGVRSSISRLKRRGVLVSMKSDRAAGYALSESALEVLREGDTRIFGRRQAAASDGFVLVVFSIPESEREKRHTLRTTLSDLGFGTAAPGVWVAPGHLRDEVGSTLRRRGLSSYVDLFTAHHEGFSALPEQVARWWDLDGINAHYAEFLAQFSDAQARWKRSENAPRTAFEIYVPMLTVWRRLPYLDPGLPLDLLPAGWNGGRAADLFGDLDALLRAPAREHALTAIHG
- a CDS encoding DUF4185 domain-containing protein: MTVRLATKIADLTGPGITDRFGVGGTDLGTTTTAPQGHLVSVFGDTFRQAGVGGPGWRSPVVLFGEAASVPRGLRWTGAAGRPGAARQVVRYIHHGWRRHGLRLRRVTTVLPTDVITVGDDMYLHVMVCRELGNVRWTELHRSRDGGRTWRPTGTRWPADLHGGLFQMLTWERGTDGWVYAMTTGFQREHGLLLHRVPEPELTDPDAWQTWGIADDRWGWGNPPTVVLPGRFGELSLRRVPEGRWLLSAFDAGRYCIDVRVLDGPTADLHRAPLATVLRGCDWGHEDHTCGHVAQLYGGYVLPGSTLEELHLVVSQWNTATGWPYRAMQFRADVSELP
- a CDS encoding pyridoxamine 5'-phosphate oxidase family protein translates to MTAAADGAAVVELVELDEAECLRLLAGHEIGRVVFTEAALPAAQPVTYLLDEEEIVFRTAGGSKLAVATRNAVVAFQVDRIDPDTRTGWTVLGVGQAYEVVVPERLADLAERIPAPWAHQSTAHTIAIPLQRLSGRRLLVVPSRDG